DNA sequence from the Ischnura elegans chromosome 8, ioIscEleg1.1, whole genome shotgun sequence genome:
GCCCTTAGAATGATATCTCCAACGATGGGTTTCCAAGGACCTAAAGGGTGATCGATCAATCCATCACTTTCTGAACCGTACAGTCATACCCACCACATCTACCTATTTCCATCACATGTCCGTCACTTTCCGTACaactttaattcaattaaaatcctGGTGTGGCATTACAATCACTATTAGCGGCTGTCTATCCGATATCATTGGAGCTGTCCCTCAAATGGATGGCAAACGATAgtgtgattcagactttaatTGAAAGTCCCAGGAACATGCACAAAAATCTGTTTTCAGCTTGAGCGAGTCTAGTTTGAAGAATAGCGTGgtatcttattttttcaattgcttaaatcgaaagattaatactcctggagtatgtatttcaagcttttagactttttagatgacgatatctatttctcgaaattaaatgaaaagtgaaaattttcaagcatgcgaaaatgcgacggctaagtatgaatgctggaaaaagcccacGTGACATCAttttggttccggctgccaccgcgtgaggccaccttggtgcaaggctatgagcgccgctatgatgcagctTACATAAGTAtcattaatatcctatcaaacaaaggaaactttcccaccttaggcaattttaataaatgattattaagagatgtttccctgagctctgtgcctcatgcatacattggtaatctcagatgatgttaAACTCCACctactactcgtatagcatctaggtccctatgacatcacgtggagcggcatcgcatgggcgccaatctggccttttcaagtgcggttaaaatttaccattgccattcgtcttaactgggatttctaaaaccaaacaatttgtatattatgaatacactaatggtggctaacgaaccccaatcaatgcctttcgttttatttgacgaaggaaactaccctattgcaggtAGAAAGGGGCATGGGGTAAAGGAACCATTGTCGTGAGACCTATTAAGGAGGGACATTTAGCAGTCCAGAACATACAACCTCCCCTTCGGCTCCTCTCATTGGCTTTGTGGACATTCAGATTCCAGGAACTTTGATCTTTAACTCATTTGCATTCACAAGTGTACTGGTATGCAGCCTGAAGTTGGCCACAAACACCACAAGCGTACCAGTAGATATGCAGTATGCATAGTGATATCTATCCAAGGAGGCTGTAAATGTCTGGGACTGTATttgagttttaagcgtggtcagaattccacCATCTTGGTTTGATAATTTTCGGACTTTGTCTCAAACAATGTacgtaccgtataagcgtgtgtaagaggcgcacccctattttgagcatcgaagctatgaagaaaaaaattttgagggatttttttatgctatcgcgcggtgttgcagacgtacacctggaatttcaacagttatcgaactttcctctttcaatactaattgaaggaggaaattttgataactgcggtggtaatagcggcataagagagagtagaaagagttccgatcctctcttcgcatacaccgttactctacgatgcttgtcctattcatgaaaaattttgttaaaatgctctcacaggagtattgcaatagaattgcagccgtggaaaattttaaggcaaaacacgacaggcacatagcataaaccttcccaagagcttggacaacgattggggcaatctcagtgccgtaggataataactacgtcgtagatttaatggagccacactcgaccctccatcagccaatgcctctgccattttttttcctttccgagacaccacagaaaaataggaaaatatcaagggagcaatggaaacgtgtttcatccctacctcgtctcaccaactgaccttgatcgatctcccagtttctggaggccaaatgctaggtgagtcatctactgagcccgaagatatctcgatagctttcaataattgcatgacacgcacgaggttcaaaaaaagtaagagatctaacgcgacgcatatctgaccgaatttaagttttttaagctctaattgtttgacacaaagatttatagttacaacaaggctactaatattcaaaatagtccaaaaagcacaatttcggaagaaacaagcgtagcataagcgcattcaaacaaggcgagacggactggaaacttcaggcaacgcaatcattatattaatttttatatttttttaaacatttgttttGCAGACGGGCAGTTTCCCTTTGGACAGAAAATCCACAAAAAGGCCATGATTGCTGATCAATAGAGAcactcaaatttcatgatattgCCTAACTTTGGTGTCCTATAACTGACATATTAATTGTCACTAAGCTGAAAACTGATGTTCTATTGTTAATCACATGAAGTctcaaactaaaataaatttgaaaggaatgAGAGGTCATACTGaagattctattttttttgtcttaattAGTTGTGGAATCACCCTATtagtattaaatttttcaaaacttaattcgATAAAATAACAGTAACTTTACACCCCAAGGCAACCACACCATGGCATCTAGTGAGTCAGATTTTGACAAAAATTGGTACATGACATCCATTCTCCAAACTCAGTTCTTGATTTCCATTATGCACTATTTGACTAAGAAAATTCTTTTTCGCTCGTTTGTTAATTGTTTCGTTTGCAGTTTTTCATCTATCACCATGAGGGATTGAGTAATAAGGAAAAATGATAATGACCCATTAATTTAACCCTAATCTGCATAAACAATTCTTATAACTTGGTATTACCAACAATTATAAGACAAAAACACAATGAACTACAAATCTCAATGTTATCAAAATGGTGTATATCAATTTTGATAAACTTTGGGTGGTAATTATCTTAAAGGTATATCCTTTCATCTTCAGCAGTCAAAATATTGGCTTTTTTCATGTTTATTGCACCAAAAACCCCTAATGAAATAACTGTGACGAAACGGTTTAACATTATGAGGTATCACATACATATTATAACATAATTGTGCTTCTAAACACTCTTTATAACATAATATCATGGTTCCTAATGATTGTGTCTGCTAAAACATCCTACTTTCACCACTTTTCTGCATTAGTTTATTCCATATCGCTAAGCATGTATTGCTCAGAATATTTGACACTTACATTCAGTTGATATTATATTAGTTCACATCAAAATAATAGAAGATATTTACTAAAATTACATAATTTCCTAGAAATTCAAGGACAAACATCCTTTAATTTCTTATATTACCCGATAACTTTCCAAATAATTTGTTCCCTCTCATGTGTCTCTCATGTTGATAATTTCTTTTCCAcgccaaaaaatatcattcagtcatagaaattaatattattgttaaaataacTCTCTAAGATATATTGCATTGAGCTCGTTTGCAAAACCAAaattaaaaggaaacaaaaaattatgctTTGTGATTAAACAAAGGAATTCATTGCTAATTTAGATGTTTGAGAACAAACAAATTACTAGATATGTAATATGCTAAAATAAGCTCTAAATGGGCAAGCGGCCCCCAAGAATAATAAATTAGGTTGTCAACCATACCAAGTAATATTAAAAGCAAACTAGTTTGAACACCCACCTGTCATGTCAGAAACAGTAGGATCTCTTGCATAGTGGGATGAAATAGCCGACAGAAGTTCGGCACCTAACCCATTGCCTTGGAAGAGGGGTAAGATAAGAGCCTGGGCCACCCTTGGCCTCATATTCATGGGATATGCGTAATACTGATACACGGTGGCATATCCACAAATTGCATACATCCAGCGTCCCCCACCTACTGTTTCCGCGGTTTCTGACGCCTTTCTGTAACGCTCGTATCTACGAAAAGATAACGACAAAGCTATAACATACTTTTAAAAAACACGAAACATTTTGAATGCAGTGTTTACGTCCCCCCTACTGCAGAATTGATAATATAATACAAATGAGTACCAGCACTTACACAACGAAAAACCGCCACCTAGGGTCATCAGCATCTATGAAACTAGCACCATCCACATACCACAACACAAAAGTCTGGAGCCGCTCGTGGTACGGTCGAAAGGCTGGACATGACTCCATACTGCACATGTATATTTCATACTTAGATGTCATTGAGTCGCAATTCTTGTCAGACGAGTGGGCTATTGAACAATGAAAAAGTCAGCGACATTGAAGTACGAGATAGCACCCAGTAATGAAGTGAGCAATGAGTGATGAGAAAAACATAATACATACCCAACTTAGTAGCGGATGACGCCGGAGCATCAAAGGAGTGTATAAGCTCTCCGTAAGGGGTAAAGTTATCGTCTTTCGGCAAAGATGCGCGAAGATCtgataattttgtgaaaaatcctGGAGGTAAATACTCTGACACCATACTCAGGACCTCGTCAGCCTGTACAACGTAGTATAATGAAAACAAAGGCGGTAACAGATTAAGAAGAAATATTAACACGAATTCGCACCGTCAAGTCTCTCTCCGAGTCCAAGTCTCACTCTTAAAAAGTTATCACCcatgttttttaatgtatttgcTATTATAAACTTCTGTAGAGATTTCTTAAATACACACTCGATAGACTTACCACCACCTCCGGATTATCCTGCTTCGGCATCTTTTCGGAGTAACTCATACCCATGTATGTTGTCAATCGGGCCGCAGTGTAATACAACTGCACTCGAGGATTTTTGTAACCAAAAATAGTTTCCCTGAAAAGAATTAATAGGTAATTGAAACCATGAAACGAAAAAAGGTAAACCACTCAGTATTAAATCACCAATAAATTATCCTCTAAGATTTATTTAAGAATTAAGTTACCCCTCTCCAAAAACTTGATGTGACATTTCTGCGTTGAATGTGCACTTGTCATCTTCGATATCAGCTTCACGTCGGACTGGAAAGGGGTTCAGAAAACATTCAGATTTGGGCTGCCAAAAAGATTCatacaattaatttaaatagGTAATGAACTTACTGAGCTTAAATTCTAATGCTTTGTTAGCATCTGAAACGTATTCTTCCAAAGGATCTCGCGACTGAGAATCCTCATCGCCAGACTCATCAAGATCTGAAAGAGAATCTACAACACAGACATGAGCCAGTAATCATCAAATGTAACAATAAAACTCTTGActtaaagaaaattatgaataactACAGTAAATGCAATGAATTACACAtgcaaattgtaaaaaaatttcattattcttaCCCGCCATATTTAGACTCATCTCGCTGTTTTGGCTCGCTTTCATTTACACAAAATTTCCCGCAAAAATGTTCCCGTTGGATGGCGCCGATGTAGcatcaatggttttaaatattaactttgttATAGTGTGGACAATAATTAACAATGTACATTTctaaattctccatttttataaataattcttcgttataaatatttctattataaaaATCTCAGTTTTAGAAAACTATTAATAATCCTTGAATTTACTTTTGTGAACCCCATGCCTTCGCACACTTCCTTTTCCGGTGGAGCTATCTGTGGAAAACATGCCTGTGAGTATGGATGGTGGAACACgtgattttaattattagattGCTCTTGTTCCCTGGTTTTTCATTAgttaaatagaaattaataaagttaCCTAGTTTTGCTGATCTTTGTTATTCGCCACAGACGTTCAGGTGGCCTTATAAGCCTTTACCGAATTCAGACGGTAGCATGTCAAAACATGTTCCACGTCGGCTGgtctattttattgttattataacgTTGTAATTACCCTTGGTTTGTGGCATCTGCAATTGCATACGGATTGGCCTTATAACCTATTTTGGTCGCACTAACCGTGCGGTATTGTTTATGGAGCCTATTCGTAGTTGATGGAATTAGCGTTACAATGTGTTCTGCGTTGATGGACCCTCATGGGTGCCTTGTGTTAAAGTGGTGAGAAATTGGTACTTAAATGTTTATGACATTTGGTTGATTTGTCATTATTGTACTTTCCAGCTCGCTAAAGATTTATTGCATCCCTCACCAGCGGAGGAGAAGAGGAAACACAAGTTAAAAAGACTAGTTCAGCATCCTAACTCTTATTTTATGGATGTCAAATGCCCAGGTAAGCTCTTTCACGGCTCTCAATTAATATTGAATTACCATGTCGATAAGATGAAGGCTTCTGTGTTTGAAAATTGTGTGTAAATTTGTGTTTTCTGTGTTGCGCGTCGccatttattttgtgaaagtatGTGCTGTTAATTGAGATCTCGCATTTATTTAGTATGGTTGTAGATTGCGCCTTATGTTACTACGTTATTAATGTGTTACGTATTCTGGGAAAAGAGCTATACGCTCTGGATAGGTACACCCATCATTCATGATGGTTGTGTTATTGGTGAGAGCATGTATGGTCCCGTGGAGTTGAATTATTTGTTGTCATGAAGTGAATTCTGACCCATCACTACTCGTTACTCTAGATCTAGTAGCCACTTTTCACTCTGGTGGGACCTGTGTGCTGGTTGTATAATGGGAGAAGATGTTTTGAACTCTATCTACTAATACTTTGGGCTTACTGTATGGAAATGGAGGTTCGAAATCTTGAGGCATTCTTGTATTTTCTGTATAAATTGTACCTATTTGGCGGTCGTTTTTCTTTCAATGCATGGACCGTAACTCTTATCTGTTCTACGGTCATTCATTACTTAGGCATTAGTGCTCGTTGTGTAATTAAGGCCATGAACTATTGAGGTCGTTTGTCATAGCGACGTTTAAGCTTCACTATCATGTAGGCACTCATGTTATTGTTTTGTTATCGTTTCATTCAGAGATAGTGTCAGCGTCAGTCTTACTCCCATTCCTATGTTTACGTTGGTCCGACTTGTTGGCCAAGGGGTTGTGTTGCATCGTGGTGGGTGGAATATCAGTCGTGAGCGTTAATACGGTATATTTTCAGACTACTGTGGACTAAAATCATTATACCGGTTCCTACGCATGTCTCGGAAAAGGTTTGAATTGATGGTcgttcctttttaattttgtctaCTTATGCttaggaaagtaaataatatcgTAATGCATTGCATGTCATGATGCATATCCTtgcatttcgttattttttgatAAACTTTCTGTTATGTATATGCCGTTTTCCTCATCTTGATGCATTGTTCTTGTATTTCGTTATTCTGTGAGAAATCTTGAACATTTATCTGCATCTgaggtttttattgaaaatagttGACGTAGCTTGCTAGTAATATGCATTAATAGCATGCATTGTTTTCAAAAAGTGAAATTCCTGCCTAATGGAAAGAACGCTCTTATGGTTGAGAAGTAAGCTTAGTCGTGGTTCACAGGATGTATAAATGTAAATTGACAACTCTCGTAACATATTCTCGGCGTTTAAGTGATAGGTTTTTCATATATCCAGGTTTTTAATTATGTCTATTGgtattcatattcaaattgtaATGCAGGTAATCCTCTCTATTTCAGGTTGCTATAGGATTACAACAGTGTTTAGTCATGCCCAAAGTGTGGTGGTGTGTGCAGGCTGTTCCACAATCCTTTGCCAACCAACAGGAGGGCGAGCAAGATTAACAGAAGGTGAGCAGTGTTAACTCTGTTGTAATCTGGTATTATCAATTTGCCAGTTTTTTTTTGTCcgattttaaccaaaattttgaattagaatttattttaatttttggttaACGCCAGAGGTGGGAGACAACAATGCGATGAGGGTTAAAATATAATAGATGCAGTACTTATCTCAGTCGTAGGTAGACCTAGTTTGCTAGCGTAGCCGTAGATGATGAGCTAATCAACAAGGAACACTAATCATACTATCAATTGCTTTCATTCCTTCTTGATGTGTGAAGTGGGATTTTAAAGTTTTTGGTAGAAAGTCGTTCGCACATGgggaaaactcatttttcaaagttCTCTAACATAAAGGAATAATAATCATACATTCTTTCTTGTTAGTTAATTTCTCTTATAATAAGAGAGGACTGTTGCCTTTTTTTTAAAACACCATGCCCTAATCCATTTCCAACCCAATCCACTCCAGCAATATCCAGGTATCCTAACGTGTTGGCAGGTTTGCTTTAGTTGGTTTGGCATATTGTGCATGTAAACTGGGTACTATTTCCACAGCCTTTTCGATATGTTCTTCTCTGAAAAGAGGCCACTTGACGTAAAATGTGTTGGATATGGGTGTGATTTATCGCTTCAAGACTAATGAGGAAATCATGTCCTATTTGTAAACACTGTACCCCCACTCTCCAACCCAGCCTACTCCAGCAATATTTGACTTGGAAGATAAGAAAGCACAATTGTTTGCTTTCACAAATTTCACTTATGCCTAAAACTGGTTGCAGAACACCCTTAATAGCTTCTCCCTTACGAGATGTCTGCAAAGATGATCTTTTGGACACCTCTAACGCCTATTTCTTTAGATAGGTAACTAGATATAAGATCATTTCTCTTGCTTGTCTATGAAGAAGCAATGGTAATGAGAAAGTATTATGAAAacgaataaattttaagtacaatacaggtaaatgtaaatgaaaaaggaGTAGTTCTTAGCGGGAcagtttttacagaaaaaaaagtcTGAAGAAGGTGAAGAGTTCTGTTGAAAACTTTACTAATATCGGCAGTCACCAGTATTACAAACTACTGAAACGCATAATGCAGAGGCACGAAAAAACACCGTTGCTTAGTTGGCAAGTGAGGAAATCGCCCATTGTGAGGACCCACTCCTATAATTAATGAAGAATTTCAGGCCCCAAATGCAGAGTAATAAGTTTGGGCTGTAGGGGAGGTGATAGTGAATAGACTCCTTTCTCATGGTGGGAGTCATGATAGCAATTGGGAAGAGTAGATAGGTGACACTACTCACAAAACAACATTCCCACCCTGTTCACCAGCATGTGGCCCAAGCCACAGGAGTCCCAAAATGCAAAAGATCACATCAGCCAAAGTGCAAAAGATCATGTCACTGTGCAGTGACGTGATCTTTTGCACGAAATATGCTTTGGACAAAGTGGATTTGGCTATTATAGTATGGTTTCAACTCTATTACTAACAACAGGGAAACTTATAGATGCAGGAAATTGAAAATCTGAAAGTGATTTTTGTCCTGtaagtttttctttgttttttttgtgctatatttccttagcttttttttgtttattttattgtgttGTTGTATAGTTGGTTTAAGGAGTTAATGGTTACTGAATAAAGACAAAAACTTTTTGAGGGATAGTCTCCGGAAAATAAATGCGTATTCCATCTGTTACCCCAATGCTAATCTGTATCGATAATCAGTGCGCTATTGTATTTTGCTGTCACTCATCAAGGCATTTCACTTCTCACATTATTTCCATTGTATCATTTACAGTATTTTGGCTGTAAGTGGTAGAAAGTTAAAAGTAATTAACGTTTGGAATTAAGGATTCTGTCGAGGTTATTGAAGTACATTATGCTTGGACAAAGATTTTAGATAATCTTGTCATTAAAACTTATTACAAATGAGAAGTGCTGGTTCATAGACCCCTTCGCTAAGTGCAGAGTGGGAAGGGAAGCTCCGAAGAGATTTTACGAAGAAGTTTTATGATAATTTCTcatgatcttttttttttctgaaaaaatagttCTAAAGAATTTTTCGCAGTGTTGAACCATTACTTAATTTCTTACTTCTCAGTATTTTACCAATACTTAAAACATCCTATGATTGTGAACCTAGTTGAACTTAGATTTCCTGTAGTCTGTTGATGTGAACTTCAATTTTATGGAAGTTATAGTGCATAACATTTTGCTATTACTTGGTGGTACTACTTGGTGCTGCTGGTTTTTCTGGATAGTATACTGATGGACAATGTGTATTTCATTTAgggttttttttcaatcttgtgtatattttgaatgtgttattttttttacacctATGATGAGGTGTAacttaaaatgcaaatatcataTTTGACACACGACTTCTGCTGGTTATTCCTTTAATCTATAATATGATGTTAGTATGGGAATATGATTCAAATTATTGAGGTTGTATTGTCCTTTCTTGTTGACTTTTGCTCCTTACTATTATTGAAAGTTTAGCGATAATGTTACTTAAGCCtgttttttttccctctttttccaGGATGTTCCTTCAGAAGAAAGCAGCACTAGATCCCACCCCAGCTGGTGTCCCTGTTGGCGAAGCCTTTTACTCCTCTCAAGATTACTACAGACGTGCTCATTTGTCTAAGTTGTTAAAAGTTACAGTGCTGAACTCACTGTTACACAAATGAAAGGTGTTGAGTGGCTCTAAAGCCTTTCTGATTGACTTCCCATGGGGGCCAATGTGACTTCTGGAGTTCGTCGGTGGTATCAGAGGAAGAATTTGACTTATGACTGCTCAACAGGGCCACACTGGCTGCATTAATATGTATTGTAAGCTAAATTGATCACGTGagcattttccttttttgtaataattatgcTCAATTATGACGAGCATGCGTTGAATATGTATTCTGTTATGTGATTTTGTGATTGAATAAAAGGCTAAGCCATggggaaactttattttttgtagaGTATATTTATCTCTTGGAAACTGAATTTCTTACCTGCACCtctttaatttttgtgaaaattgtgatattttattctaattactGGCTTTAATTGGATGGCCTGCAAGATAGGATTTGAGGAGAAATTGTGGGTTTTCATTAGGAAATAATTCCATGGCAGCAAATAATGGATCTTCATTTTTACAAGATCAAATTAGTGGTTTCCATTGCTTCAGGTTCTTGTAGTTGATTGCTTGACTCGTAATGGTAATCATTATTTCAGGTCATTTTCACTTCATCAGTGATGCACCCAATGATTCTGTGGTATTAATTTAGTAgatttaataaattcaatttcattcaattattcgTGCAATACCGGGATATTTGTTGAGTATGGCGCTGGAAGAATTTGGCTGTACTGAAAAAACTGGAAGAACTCATTGCATTAAATGATGGATTCAGGTAAATCTAATGGTGGTATATGCGATCATTTAATTTGGGAATCAGAATTTTGGTTGGAGATGGAAAATATTGGCTCAGCTGACTGAGTGTGTTGCACTGCCggaggaatgaaaataatttggttgCAATGAAAGTGATATGCCTAAGTTCTGAAGATTTGTGgctgtcatttattttcatgcttcCAATTACCATGTAAACGTTTTAAAAAGCTCACGAGCCAGCCGAGAATTGGGGTTGTGTGGCTTACACAAATACAGTACTCAATTTCCAGAAATGCATTTACTCCTTATATTGTAGCGCTGCCATAGAAATGACTATCCTGATGGATTGCCCAAGATTGCGAGTTAACCATGCTGATTGAATTGTCcataatcaataaatttttgaGGAAAGTACTCGTGCTTAGATGGTCTCAATGAAGCATGAATGCTGTTCCGCACATTCCGCTGCAGAGAAGTTGCTACTGAAGCAATAGAGGAATTATAGATTCATCAGTAAATCATATGTAACACATTAAAGACCAGCACAATATGCAGTGATGTGTGTGCAAGTGTTACTACTGTTTCAGTAGGGAAACTTAGTTTAAAACCTACTGTTGTGTCCTGAATGACAGAATGCAACACAAATTAATCTTTGACCCAAGTGTCCTGACTGAAATCTTGAATTATGGTTTTAGCACATGAAGAGTAGAAACTCAAGCATTTGCTAGGAAGGTGTTATTGTTACCCTGGCCAGAGGGTTGCAAAGCTTCTGGCTACACCTAGGAGATTATTCCCCTGGTGCAGGATATCTGGGGTATATTTATGCTTTTCTTGGTCCAGGGAGCTACAGTCAGTGGCACGAAAAGAGACTTAAGCTGTGGGTTCTCATGGGAAATACATAGTTCCCAGGGAGAAAAACTGCATTCTTAGGTCAGCATACAGATGATCCATCAAGCAAAACCCTTGCTTGCCCATTAAATGCCAAAATGACTTTGGTGGATGTCTGACACCTTAGAAAAGCATCTAGCCCTTATATATCCTCTCATCCTGGACTGTTCCCGTACAGAAGATCCTTCAAGGATACATAAGTTAAATACCATGAGTTTCCACCTAGATGCTTAAAACTAGCGGAGGGGATGATGTGTAAAACACTACAATTGAAATATACCGTATGTAACCAATTCTCCATTTTGCCAAAAAAACTTAGATTGTGATGATTAGTTGTGTAGCTGCTTTTTATCCTCTAATATAACTTCAAATTCGTGCCcgaatggatttttttcaaagcatCACCAATAATGCCAAGAGTAGAGTGTCGGTGTGAGGCCCCCCTCCCGCGAGAATTAGCTCTTTAACTCTGTGGTCCGAGGCATTCTGCGTCATCTGCTCCCCCTTCTGGAT
Encoded proteins:
- the LOC124163287 gene encoding histone acetyltransferase type B catalytic subunit, whose translation is MKASQNSEMSLNMADSLSDLDESGDEDSQSRDPLEEYVSDANKALEFKLIRREADIEDDKCTFNAEMSHQVFGEGETIFGYKNPRVQLYYTAARLTTYMGMSYSEKMPKQDNPEVVADEVLSMVSEYLPPGFFTKLSDLRASLPKDDNFTPYGELIHSFDAPASSATKLAHSSDKNCDSMTSKYEIYMCSMESCPAFRPYHERLQTFVLWYVDGASFIDADDPRWRFFVVYERYRKASETAETVGGGRWMYAICGYATVYQYYAYPMNMRPRVAQALILPLFQGNGLGAELLSAISSHYARDPTVSDMTVEDSSEDFQRVRDYLDAISCISLPAFSPSLIKKGFSSEMVEQARKKFKIHKKQVRRVYEILRLRLTDRENKEEYRAYRLEIKNRLNGPFVKEQKTALKVQKLMDAPEVAQRGFLSDEERIQSLVKLYNELEEQYLRVVARLDREGKVWPKEVNGLAPMECTDSVNDKSAAS
- the LOC124163288 gene encoding 40S ribosomal protein S27; amino-acid sequence: MPLAKDLLHPSPAEEKRKHKLKRLVQHPNSYFMDVKCPGCYRITTVFSHAQSVVVCAGCSTILCQPTGGRARLTEGCSFRRKQH